The window GGATCGACTGGGACGACACCTCTGGCAAGAACAACGGGCACTTCGCTCCGTTCTCCTGGAGCTCGAGCTAGAGGGAATGGCCGGCGGGATTCGGCAACGGGAGCGACCCTCTGCCGAAGGCTTATGTCGGATTGTAAGACCTGACCCCAGCAAAAATGTCGGATTGTAAGACCTGACCCCGAGGAGGATCGCGATGGCTGGCACGGTGGGATTTATTGGGCTCGGAAACATGGGTGGGCCGATGGCGCTGAACCTCGTCAAGCACGGCTTCTCGCTGGTGGTGCACGACATCGATCCCGCGAAGGCCGACATCTGGCGCACGCGCGGGGCCACCGTGGCCGACTCGGCCGAGGGGGTGGCGGCCAAGGTCGAGCGCACCATCTGCATGGTAGAGACGACGGGGCAGGCCGAGGCGGTCATCGCGGGCGAGCGCGGCATCATTCGAAGCGCGCAATCCGGACACATCGTCGCCTGCATGAGCACCATCGACCCGCTCGTGGCCCGGCGGCTCGCGGAGCAGCTCGCGACTCGAGGGGTCGCGATGATCGACGCCCCGGTCAGCGGAGGCACGGAGCGCGCGGCCTCGGGCGAGCTGTCGATCATCGTGGGAGGGGCGGCCAAGACGGTCGCCGCCTGCCAGGATCTCTTCGGCGCCATGGGCGCGAAGGTGTTCCATGTCGGAGGGCTCGGGCAGGGGCTGGCCATGAAGCTCGTCAACAACATGCTGGTCCAGGTCAACACGGTGGCGGTGGCCGAAGCCCTCGTGCTCGGCGTCAAGGCCGGGCTCGATCCGAAGGTCATCTACGACGTCGTGCGAGCGAGCACGGGCAACAGCTTCGCCTTCGAGACGCGCGCGCCCAGGATCCTGAAGCGTGACTTCACGCCGG is drawn from Candidatus Methylomirabilota bacterium and contains these coding sequences:
- a CDS encoding NAD(P)-dependent oxidoreductase, giving the protein MAGTVGFIGLGNMGGPMALNLVKHGFSLVVHDIDPAKADIWRTRGATVADSAEGVAAKVERTICMVETTGQAEAVIAGERGIIRSAQSGHIVACMSTIDPLVARRLAEQLATRGVAMIDAPVSGGTERAASGELSIIVGGAAKTVAACQDLFGAMGAKVFHVGGLGQGLAMKLVNNMLVQVNTVAVAEALVLGVKAGLDPKVIYDVVRASTGNSFAFETRAPRILKRDFTPGGTVDISFKDQELETAFAKQLGVPLLLANVSQQVYQMARAAGFNKEDGSAIVKVLERLAGVKVGG